The following are encoded together in the Drosophila takahashii strain IR98-3 E-12201 chromosome X, DtakHiC1v2, whole genome shotgun sequence genome:
- the LOC108063805 gene encoding uncharacterized protein, translating into MKPPLETADEGEEDGEGHDHHEGDPRPLPYDFEKELIEKSNRHIRLYETFVPVSRVYPLTRKFYAQFEQHQPPDPLGYLRHTWPEKQVERQRQLAKAVPLLESQVYGWLPLQSGERAAHLNFLHAPKLRCGMTVHGERLIADRITTRPPFNGLRFLLH; encoded by the exons ATGAAGCCGCCACTTGAAACCGCCGACGAGGGCGAGGAGGATGGCGAGGGACACGATCACCACGAGGGGGATCCCCGACCGCTGCCCTACGACTTCGAAAAGGAGCTGATCGAGAAGTCCAATCGACACATCCGACTCTACGAGACCTTCGTTCCAGTAAGCAggg TCTATCCACTCACCCGCAAGTTCTACGCGCAGTTCGAGCAACATCAGCCGCCGGATCCGCTGGGGTACCTGCGGCACACTTGGCCGGAGAAACAGGTGGAGCGCCAGAGGCAGCTGGCGAAGGCGGTTCCGCTCCTGGAGTCGCAGGTTTACGGCTGGCTGCCGCTCCAAAGTGGCGAGCGGGCCGCCCATCTGAACTTCCTGCACGCCCCGAAACTGCGGTGCGGCATGACTGTTCACGGGGAGCGGTTGATCGCGGACAGGATTACGACGCGACCTCCTTTCAACGGACTAAGATTCCTGCTCCACTAG
- the Ldaf1 gene encoding uncharacterized protein Ldaf1, with amino-acid sequence MAHSNKARKAAREANAQNAQKSAETRTQNPKQEPQKVETPGESSAGSPTADQFLESLLQTLYKSWLHVRRLAEFVMSELGGNDFLEAIAAWCARNPHIAICLLAGGLVFLLPFLIIFGFGIATMVMTFTGLLVLEGTLLTIVSMVFFACLGGFAIIVPLFGVAAVAAYFGFAQVYGLCDGMERHKSALVKFVRDQRSPPPAPASISEEPTSTT; translated from the exons ATG GCTCACTCAAACAAGGCGCGCAAAGCGGCCAGAGAAGCGAATGCCCAGAATGCCCAGAAGTCGGCGGAAACGAGAACGCAGAACCCGAAACAGGAGCCCCAAAAGGTGGAAACCCCTGGCGAAAGCAGTGCAGGATCCCCCACAGCCGACCAATTCCTGGAGAGTCTGCTCCAAACCCTCTACAAGTCAT GGCTTCATGTGCGTCGCCTGGCCGAGTTTGTGATGTCCGAACTGGGCGGGAATGACTTCCTGGAGGCCATCGCCGCCTGGTGCGCCCGGAACCCGCACATCGCCATCTGCCTGCTGGCCGGCGGCCTGGTCTTCCTGCTCCCCTTCCTCATAATCTTCGGCTTCGGCATCGCCACCATGGTGATGACCTTCACTGGTCTGCTGGTGCTAGAAG GCACTCTCCTGACCATCGTGTCCATGGTGTTCTTCGCCTGCCTGGGCGGGTTCGCCATCATTGTTCCACTCTTCGGTGTGGCCGCCGTGGCCGCCTATTTCGGCTTCGCCCAAGTCTACGGGCTCTGCGACGGAATGGAGCGCCACAAGAGCGCTTTGGTTAAGTTCGTCAGGGATCAGCGCAGCCCGCCGCCTGCTCCTGCGTCCATTTCCGAGGAACCCACTTCGACTACATAA